One segment of Solanum lycopersicum chromosome 1, SLM_r2.1 DNA contains the following:
- the LOC100529103 gene encoding beta-hexosaminidase 1 precursor (The RefSeq protein has 3 substitutions compared to this genomic sequence), with translation MRGEKTFSFFLLLFFILISQTTATNYPINVWPKPTTFLWPNPKSIFLSTNFTISHPYHRYLTPAVDRYRHLILSEHHRPIITPAINLTSSIPLQSLVISVSDVTSPLAHGVNESYSLSTPSDGSASAYISAATVWGAMRGLETFSQLVYGNPTRVSAGVYIHDLPIFTHRGVMLDTSRNFYGVDHLLRLIKAMSMNKLNVFHWHITDSHSFPLVIPSEPELAGKGAYSNEMMYSPADVQKIVEYGMEHGVRVLPEIDMPAHTGSWAEAYPEIVTCANMFWWPAGSSPALAAEPGTGQLNPSIPKTYEVVKNVIQGTIAMFPDSLFHGGADEINSDCWNTDLSVQKFVASNGTLSQLLEKFINNTLPEILSLNRTVVYWEDVILSGNVKVNPSLLPPQNVIMQTWNNGPNNTKQLVTSGYRVIVSSADYYYLDCGHGSFVGNDSRYDQPPGTDQGNGGSWCGPFKTWETIYNYDITYGLTDEEAPLVIGGEVALWSEQADSTVMDSRIWPRASAMAEALWSGNRDETGMKRYAEATDRLNEWRYRMVSRGIGAESIQPLWCLKNPGMCNTVHSFTS, from the exons atgagaggagAGAAAACATTCTCCTTCTTTCTTCTATTATTCTTTATCTTAATTTCACAAACAACAGCCACAAATTACCCAATCAATGTCTGGCCCAAGCCCACAACATTCCTTTGGCCCAACCCAAAATCCATCTTCCTCTCCACAAACTTCACCATCTCCCACCCGTACCACCGGTACCTCACTCCCGCCGTCGACCGTTACCGCCACCTCATCCTCTCCGAACACCACCGTCCCATCATAACTCCCGCTATCAACCTCACTTCATCAATTCCGTTACAAAGCCTTGTCATCTCCGTCTCCGATGTCACTTCACCACTCGCTCACGGAGTCAACGAATCCTACTCTCTCTCCACACCTTCCGACGGCTCCGCCTCCGCCTACATATCTGCGGCGACTGTATGGGGAGCCATGCGAGGGCTGGAGACATTCTCACAACTCGTGTACGGAAACCCTACCAGAGTTTCCGCCGGCGTGTATATACACGATCTACCGATTTTTACTCACAGAGGTGTGATGTTGGATACTTCGAGAAATTTCTACGGAGTCGATCACTTGTTAAGGCTGATTAAAGCTATGAGTATGAACAAGTTGAATGTTTTTCACTGGCATATAACTGATTCACATTCATTTCCGCTTGTGATCCCGTCGGAGCCTGAGCTCGCCGGAAAAGGAGCGTACAGCAACGAGATGATGTATTCGCCGGCGGACGTGCAGAAGATCGTGGAATATGGAATGGAACACGGAGTTAGGGTTTTACCTGAAATTGACATGCCTG CACATACAGGATCCTGGGCTGAAGCTTACCCTGAGATAGTCACTTGTGCAAATATGTTCTGGTGGCCCGCTGGAAGTAGTCCAGCTCTTGCAGCTGAACCAGGCACTGGCCAACTGAACCCATCGATTCCCAAGACCTATGAAGTAGTCAAGAATGTCATCCAGGGCACTATCACCATGTTTCCGGATTCACTCTTTCACGGAGGAGCAGATGAGATCAATTCAGACTGTTGGAATACTGATCTATCAGTCCAAAAGTTTGTTGCTAGCAATGGAACTCTCAGTCAGCTACTAGAGAAGTTTATCAATAATACCTTACCTGAAATCCTCTCACTCAATCGTACGGTGGTCTACTGGGAGGATGTTATATTGAGTGGTAATGTGAAAGTGAATCCATCTCTGCTTCCTCCACAGAATGTTATTATGCAAACTTGGAATAATGGACCAAACAATACAAAGCAGCTTGTCACTTCTGGCTACCGTGTGATTGTGTCATCTGCAGATTACTATTACTTGGATTGTGGCCATGGAAGCTTCGTTGGGAATGACAGCCGCTATGATCAGCCACCAGGTACTGACCAAGGCAATGGCGGATCATGGTGTGGGCCTTTCAAGACGTGGGAAACCATTTACAACTATGATATAACCTACGGCCTAACTGATGAGGAGGCTCCATTGGTAATTGGAGGGGAAGTAGCATTATGGTCCGAACAAGCTGATTCAACTGTTATGGACTCAAGGATTTGGCCAAGAGCATCAGCAATGGCAGAAGCATTGTGGTCAGGAAATCGTGATGAAACAGGAATGAAGAGATATGCAGAGGCTACTGATCGACTGAATGAATGGAGGTACAGAATGGTTTCTAGGGGAATAGGTGCTGAACCGATTCAACCACTTTGGTGTATCAAAAACCCAGGCATGTGTAACACAGTTCATTCATTTACTAGCTGA